Sequence from the Saccharopolyspora pogona genome:
ATGAGCACGGCGAACAACGTGGCGGCCAGCGTGGTCCCCGCGCCGAAGACGCTGCGCGCGAAGAGGTCCCGGCCCAGTCGGTCGGTGCCGAACCAGTGTTCCGCGCTCGGCGGCGCGAAGCTGGCGCCGGGATCGCCGATGTAGGGGCTGTGGGCGGTGAACGCTCCGGGGAACAGCGCCCAGCCGACCGCGACCAGCAGTATGATCCAGGCGAGCAGCAGTCCCGGCTTGCGGGCGATCCCACCGAGCCGGTCGAGCGCGCTGCGAGCGATGTCGGCCCCGCGGCTGCCGGTGGGCGCGGTCAGGGCGTCGAATTCGACGGTCAACTGGTCCTCCTCAGGCCGCCGGACGGGCCGGTGGGCACGGCGAAGGTGGCGCGCAGCCGCGGATCCAGCAGCGGGTAGATCAGGTCCACGACCAGGTTGATCAGCGCGAAGGTGACGGCGACGAAGACGACGATTCCCTGCACCAGCGGGAGATCGAGCGTGTTGATCGCCGTCTGCGTCATTCGGCCGAGTCCCTTGCGGGCGAAGACCGTCTCGGTGATGACCGATCCCGCGACGAGGTTGCCGAAGGTGACGGCGGCGATGGTCAGCGCGGGCAGGCTGGCGTTGCGGAAGACGTCACCGACGACGACACGGCTGCGGGTGGCGCCCTTCGCCCAGCTCGTCGTGACGTATCCCGAACGGAACTCGGCGGCGAAGCAACGCACGAGGAGTTGCGCGATGGGACCGGAGACCGGGATCGCCAGCGTGATCAGCGGCAGCACCAGGCTCCGCCAGCCTTGATCCCCGAACGAGGGGAACCAGCCGAGCTTGAAGGAGAAGATCTGCAGCAGCAGGATGCCGGAGAGGAAGACCGGCACCGACACCGAGGCCGTCGGCAGCGACTCGACCAGGTTGCGCAACCACTGGTGCCGGGTCGAAGTCGCGACGAGCGCGATGGCGAACGCGATGACCAGCGCGAGCAGCAACGCCCCGACGGCGAGTACCAGGGTGTGCGGGAGCACGTCGAGGACCACCGCGCTGACCGACTGGCCCGACTGCACGGAGGTTCCGAAGTCGCCCCGCAGCGCGTGTCCGAGCCGACCGAGGTATTGCAGGAGGACCGGCTCGTTGAAGCCGTAGCTGTCCGCGACCTGCGCGCGCACCTCCGGCGGCACGGAGTTGAGCTCCGTCGGGTCGAAGAGGAGATCGACCGGGTTGGCCGGCAGCACGAACAAGAGGACGAAGGTCAGGGTGAACGCCGCCCAGACCACGAACGCGGCCCGGCCTGCCTTCAGCGCAACGTAACGCAGCACGACTCTTCCTTTCCCAGGAGGCGTGGCCCGCCGGGAGCCCGAGCTCCCGGGCGGACGATCACTTCCCGTCGCTCTTCCAGGTGTCCACGAAGTGGTTGCGGGACTGGGCGTCGAAGACGATGCCGTGCACATACGGCGCCTGGGCGATCACCTGCGAGGGGTTGTAGACCGGGTTCACCAGCGCGTACTTGTCGAGCAGGATGTCCTGCGCCTCCTTGGCATACTGGGTGCGCGCGGCCGGGTCGAGCGTCGTTTCGAGCCTGCCCAGCACCTGCGTGACCTCGTCCGCGTCGACCCCGGTGGAGTCCTTCGTGACGTACGCGCCGTTGCCGTTCTGCGGCCCGTACTGCAGGTTGAGGACCGCCGGATCGTTGCGGGAGCGGTTGGCGGCGACGACGTTCCAGTCGGTCTTCGCCTTGGCCTGCTGGGCGGTGTAGTCCGGGATCGGCACGACGGTGAGCTGCAGATCGATACCGATCTTCCGCAGGTCCTGCTGGATCGACTCGTAAGCCGGCTTGTTCACCACCAGGTTGTTGATGCCCAGCAGCTTGACCACCAGCTTCTTCCCTTCCTTGACCCGGATCCCGTCGGGGCCGGTCACCCAGCCGGCCTCGTCGAGGATCCGCGCGGCCTGCTCCGGGTCGTACTTCAGCACCGAACCGCTGTAGTCGACGTGTCCGGGCACCGACGGTTCGAGGATCGAGTTCGCAACCGAGTAGGAGTCGGTCAGGATGGTCTTCTGGACCGTCTGCCGGTCCCAGCCGAGCTGGATCGCCTTGCGGACCGCGATGTCATTGGTCGGGAAGAGCGAGCTGTTGAAGTCGAACCGGATCGCCGTGCCGGACACGCCGCGGTGGAGTATCTCGAAACCCTGTGCGGACAAGGGCTTCTCGTCGGTCGTGCCGACGTCGAGGGTCGCGTCGATCGTGCCGGACACCAAAGAACCGGTGCGGACGCTGGCCTCCGGGATCGTGTTGAACACGATCCTGTCCAGGTACGCCTCGCCCTGGTGGCGCAGCGCGGGCGGAGCCCAGTTGTAGCCGTTTCGCTTGACCAAGACGGTTTTGGCCTGCGGCTCCCACGACTCGTATACGAACGGGCCGGTACCGATCACCTTCTTCGGGTCCGTCCGCTGCTGCGCGCTGAGCTTCAACGTCGAGGGCGACAGGAAGCCCGGTTGCGCATTGGCCGTGAACGAAGACGCCTGGAGGAAGCTCGCGAGCGGCTTCTCGAAACGGACCACGGCGGTGTACTCGTCCACCACCCTGGTTTCGAGGTAGCCGGGCAGCAAGGTGGCGCCGTTGGGCAGGATCCCCAGGCTCGGGTCGCCGTGCACGTACTGGTCGAAGTTGGCTTTGACGGCCTCGGCGTTGAAAGGCGACCCGTCGCTGAACGTCACGTCCCGGCGCAGGTGGAAGGTGAACTCGGTCAGGTCCTTGTTGTACTCCCACGACTGGGCCAGCCACGGCGTGATCTCACCGGTCTTGGGGTCCTGCCAGGTCAGCTTGTCGGTGATGTTGTTGCCGATCAGCGACTCGGCGTAGTTGGTGCCCCACTGCGGATCGGGGCTGCGCTGGTAGTCGATCAGCGCGAACTGCAGCGTGCCACCGCGGACGGGCGCGCCGTCGGCCGCGCCCGGATCGGCGCCGCCGCCCCTGGTTGCGGCGAAAGCGATTCCGGCGATCAGCAGGATGGCGAACGCGATCGCCGGCAACCGCCATTTCTTGCGCGCGGAGGTCGCGCTCTCGATGGAACTGCGAAGGTCGGACATGGACTTCTCCCATGCTGGAGAGGCAGCGGACGACGGCACGAGGTGGTGACATCCGTCGTGGTCGGCAGGCATGGTCCTGCCACCGCGGGCGGATTTCGCTG
This genomic interval carries:
- a CDS encoding ABC transporter permease, with amino-acid sequence MLRYVALKAGRAAFVVWAAFTLTFVLLFVLPANPVDLLFDPTELNSVPPEVRAQVADSYGFNEPVLLQYLGRLGHALRGDFGTSVQSGQSVSAVVLDVLPHTLVLAVGALLLALVIAFAIALVATSTRHQWLRNLVESLPTASVSVPVFLSGILLLQIFSFKLGWFPSFGDQGWRSLVLPLITLAIPVSGPIAQLLVRCFAAEFRSGYVTTSWAKGATRSRVVVGDVFRNASLPALTIAAVTFGNLVAGSVITETVFARKGLGRMTQTAINTLDLPLVQGIVVFVAVTFALINLVVDLIYPLLDPRLRATFAVPTGPSGGLRRTS
- a CDS encoding ABC transporter substrate-binding protein, producing MSDLRSSIESATSARKKWRLPAIAFAILLIAGIAFAATRGGGADPGAADGAPVRGGTLQFALIDYQRSPDPQWGTNYAESLIGNNITDKLTWQDPKTGEITPWLAQSWEYNKDLTEFTFHLRRDVTFSDGSPFNAEAVKANFDQYVHGDPSLGILPNGATLLPGYLETRVVDEYTAVVRFEKPLASFLQASSFTANAQPGFLSPSTLKLSAQQRTDPKKVIGTGPFVYESWEPQAKTVLVKRNGYNWAPPALRHQGEAYLDRIVFNTIPEASVRTGSLVSGTIDATLDVGTTDEKPLSAQGFEILHRGVSGTAIRFDFNSSLFPTNDIAVRKAIQLGWDRQTVQKTILTDSYSVANSILEPSVPGHVDYSGSVLKYDPEQAARILDEAGWVTGPDGIRVKEGKKLVVKLLGINNLVVNKPAYESIQQDLRKIGIDLQLTVVPIPDYTAQQAKAKTDWNVVAANRSRNDPAVLNLQYGPQNGNGAYVTKDSTGVDADEVTQVLGRLETTLDPAARTQYAKEAQDILLDKYALVNPVYNPSQVIAQAPYVHGIVFDAQSRNHFVDTWKSDGK